The following coding sequences lie in one Arabidopsis thaliana chromosome 3, partial sequence genomic window:
- a CDS encoding F-box and associated interaction domains-containing protein (F-box and associated interaction domains-containing protein; CONTAINS InterPro DOMAIN/s: F-box domain, cyclin-like (InterPro:IPR001810), F-box domain, Skp2-like (InterPro:IPR022364), F-box associated domain, type 3 (InterPro:IPR013187), F-box associated interaction domain (InterPro:IPR017451); BEST Arabidopsis thaliana protein match is: F-box and associated interaction domains-containing protein (TAIR:AT2G31470.1); Has 1347 Blast hits to 1277 proteins in 40 species: Archae - 0; Bacteria - 0; Metazoa - 0; Fungi - 0; Plants - 1347; Viruses - 0; Other Eukaryotes - 0 (source: NCBI BLink).), translating to MRSRQLHNVSEDRETLSRRNKRSKTSLNGHIPIDLLIEIFLKLPVKSIATCRSVSKFWTYVLGRQDFTELFLTKSSSRPQLLFACANDNGYFFFSSNQPQNLDENSSPIAAYPLTHVPKSRDLGPPINGLVSLRGERILKGRIRPVDVSIIYNPSTGESLTLPKTNMTRKKIYTVTSFLGYDPIEKQYKVLSMNMSYEKHPKCEGYQVLTLGTGKLSWRMIKCCLNYQHPLKNSEICINGVLYYLAMVNGSSWPTRAVVCFDIRSEMFNFMEVYRELSYTTTLINYNNGKLGMLMGQEAHKTISGICRSFELWVLEDTVKHEWSKHVYLLPPLWKDAVANTRLYFAGMIGTSEIVLFRPDEPLCVFYYNIDRNTIKRVGIRGLEAFKYFRIFLNHVENVKLF from the coding sequence ATGAGATCACGGCAGCTGCATAACGTTTCGGAGGATCGAGAAACCCTGTCTCGACGCAATAAGCGATCAAAGACCTCACTCAATGGCCACATCCCAATAGATCTCCTTATCGAGATATTCTTGAAGTTACCTGTGAAATCCATAGCAACATGCCGTAGCGTATCCAAGTTCTGGACTTACGTACTTGGCCGTCAAGATTTCACAGAGTTGTTCTTgacaaaatcttcttctcgCCCGCAGCTCTTGTTCGCATGCGCAAACGACAATGggtacttcttcttctcctcaaaTCAGCCTCAGAATCTTGATGAGAACTCGTCTCCTATAGCTGCTTATCCTCTTACACATGTCCCTAAATCCCGTGACTTGGGTCCTCCAATCAACGGCTTGGTCTCTCTTAGAGGTGAGCGGATCTTAAAAGGAAGGATAAGGCCAGTCGATGTGTCGATTATATATAACCCTAGCACGGGAGAATCCTTAACTTTACCCAAAACGAATATGACCAGGAAGAAGATCTATACGGTGACGAGCTTTTTGGGGTATGATCCGATTGAGAAACAATACAAAGTACTTTCCATGAACATGTCATATGAGAAACATCCCAAGTGTGAGGGGTATCAAGTTCTAACACTAGGAACTGGAAAGCTGTCATGGAGAATGATCAAATGTTGCTTAAACTACCAACATCCTCTTAAAAATAGTGAGATATGCATCAATGGTGTTTTGTATTACCTAGCTATGGTCAACGGCTCTTCATGGCCTACTAGGGcagttgtttgttttgatattagGTCTGAGATGTTCAATTTTATGGAAGTCTATAGAGAACTATCTTATACAACTACTCTGATAAATTACAATAATGGTAAATTAGGTATGCTGATGGGACAAGAGGCTCACAAAACTATCAGTGGAATATGTAGAAGTTTTGAGTTGTGGGTTCTCGAAGACACCGTAAAACATGAATGGTCGAAGCATGTATACTTATTGCCTCCTTTGTGGAAGGATGCAGTTGCAAATACCAGGTTATACTTTGCAGGAATGATTGGTACAAGTGAAATTGTGTTGTTCCGCCCAGATGAGCCTCTTTGCGTTTTCTACTACAATATCGATAGAAACACGATCAAAAGAGTTGGAATCCGAGGATTAGAAGCGTTTAAGTATTTTCGCATCTTTCTAAACCATGTAGAGAACGTGAAGCTTTTTTAA
- a CDS encoding F-box family protein (F-box family protein; CONTAINS InterPro DOMAIN/s: F-box domain, cyclin-like (InterPro:IPR001810), F-box domain, Skp2-like (InterPro:IPR022364); BEST Arabidopsis thaliana protein match is: F-box family protein (TAIR:AT3G23950.1); Has 428 Blast hits to 427 proteins in 23 species: Archae - 0; Bacteria - 0; Metazoa - 0; Fungi - 0; Plants - 427; Viruses - 0; Other Eukaryotes - 1 (source: NCBI BLink).) gives MNIPPELTFEVLVRLPLKSLARFRSVRKEWKLVIDSEFFRDCFMSHNSSSVSWSIIQTRPHKLTLEIVGHHGCKTWGLTRSPGSLVGFFADTTIKRLRVLACTDGLVLIYTETSYGTPMHYVGNPLFQEWCPIPLPSYFYLQSVERIRNHQRFNDSALVIKMQSGAVVSYKVVWLFPRNSTTIDFLIYSSDTGMWEARIATCLHSSFWFSHHKPIALNGILHWLCNFSTSFVAYDFYGGHDDYACHIISFPDCEKDDDQLRRFRRTLSTSDGSIVYFNEFGENGNRRLRVWRLVKYTGGPEAWQLFWEVSLASVTKLGIDYFPVVMHPLKSEIIYLWSRNKKGMVLFNLRTNVFSLHKESEDETKCMDGCTLSFNRCSEYMETIHNYGGPNYLLASQYVLPRWLHRLPRPQPS, from the coding sequence ATGAATATACCACCAGAATTGACCTTTGAAGTTTTGGTGCGACTTCCATTGAAGAGCCTCGCAAGATTCAGATCAGTTAGGAAAGAATGGAAACTGGTCATCGACTCCGAATTCTTCCGAGATTGCTTCATGTCTCACAACTCTTCCTCAGTCTCATGGTCAATCATCCAAACGAGACCTCACAAACTGACACTTGAAATCGTTGGTCACCATGGATGCAAAACATGGGGACTTACTCGTTCTCCAGGATCTTTAGTGGGTTTCTTTGCCGACACCACAATCAAGAGACTACGAGTCTTAGCTTGTACCGATGGGTTGGTCCTTATTTACACAGAAACTAGCTATGGAACTCCAATGCATTACGTTGGTAATCCTCTGTTTCAAGAATGGTGTCCAATCCCTCTCCCTTCTTACTTCTATTTGCAAAGTGTTGAGAGAATACGTAATCACCAGCGTTTCAACGACAGTGCATTGGTTATAAAGATGCAGAGTGGTGCCGTTGTGAGTTACAAGGTTGTGTGGTTGTTCCCTCGCAATAGTACAACCATCGACTTTTTGATTTACTCATCTGATACTGGCATGTGGGAAGCTCGAATTGCGACTTGTCTTCATTCTTCCTTCTGGTTTAGTCATCACAAGCCGATTGCTTTGAATGGGATTCTTCATTGGCTTTGCAATTTCAGCACTTCTTTTGTAGCTTACGATTTCTATGGAGGTCATGATGATTATGCATGTCATATCATATCTTTCCCTGATTgtgaaaaagatgatgatCAGTTACGGCGTTTTAGGAGAACATTGTCGACCTCGGATGGGTCTATTGTCTACTTCAACGAGTTTGGTGAGAACGGAAACCGAAGATTACGTGTTTGGAGGCTGGTCAAGTACACTGGTGGTCCTGAGGCGTGGCAGCTCTTTTGGGAAGTCAGCTTGGCGTCTGTGACCAAGCTAGGTATCGATTACTTCCCGGTGGTGATGCATCCTTTGAAGTCTGAGATCATCTACTTGTGGAGCAGAAACAAGAAAGGTATGGTTTTGTTTAACTTGAGGACTAATGTGTTTAGTCTTCACAAGGAATCCGAGGACGAGACCAAGTGTATGGATGGTTGCACCTTGAGCTTTAACAGGTGCAGCGAGTATATGGAGACTATCCATAACTATGGTGGTCCTAACTATCTCCTCGCTTCACAGTATGTTCTTCCTCGTTGGCTGCACCGTCTCCCTCGTCCGCAGCCTTCTTAG
- the BLI gene encoding BLISTER (BLISTER (BLI); FUNCTIONS IN: transcription regulator activity; INVOLVED IN: flower development, seed development, regulation of transcription, DNA-dependent, leaf morphogenesis; LOCATED IN: nucleus; EXPRESSED IN: 24 plant structures; EXPRESSED DURING: 13 growth stages; Has 32015 Blast hits to 19612 proteins in 1632 species: Archae - 290; Bacteria - 4748; Metazoa - 14972; Fungi - 3061; Plants - 1469; Viruses - 92; Other Eukaryotes - 7383 (source: NCBI BLink).) translates to MASATSSRRQEDVEAGRRKLEQFRKRKAAEKAKKASQNTQPVDNSQQSVIDSDGAGASISNGPLKQSAESTSNETHTKDVYNLSFSNTAMDDGSKERSRQDDGQESVGKVDFSNSLELIGSSKDLTVNTRPEVVPYSNIDKQSSESFDRASTLRETASLFSGTSMQMDGFIHGSGLTSSRKDSLQPTTRMAGSFDEVAKNQQGSGELGGSIVQKPTLSSSYLFNSPDTSSRPSEPSDFSVNITSSSPLNSAKSEATVKRSRPSFLDSLNISRAPETQYQHPEIQADLVTSSGSQLSGSDGFGPSYISGRRDSNGPSSLTSGASDYPNPFEKFRSSLYPAANGVMPGFTDFSMPKQNDDFTALEQHIEDLTQEKFSLQRDLDASRALAESLASENSSMTDTYNQQRGLVNQLKDDMERLYQQIQAQMGELESVRVEYANAQLECNAADERSQILASEVISLEDKALRLRSNELKLERELEKAQTEMLSYKKKLQSLEKDRQDLQSTIKALQEEKKVLQTMVQKASSGGKSTDLSKNSTSRKNVSTSTEGLAISDTTPESSNQETDSTTLLESDSSNTAIIPETRQLTLEGFSLSVPADQMRVIHNINTLIAELAIEKEELVQALSSELSRSAHVQELNKELSRKLEAQTQRLELVTAQKMAIDNVSPEKQQPDTHVVQERTPIADEGDEVVERVLGWIMKMFPGGPSKRRTSKLL, encoded by the exons ATGGCATCAGCTACTAGTTCCCGGAGGCAAGAGGACGTTGAAGCTGGACGCCGTAAG CTTGAGCAGTTTCGTAAACGAAAAGCAGCAGAAAAAGCTAAAAAGGCATCACAGAATACACAACCTGTTGATAATAGCCAACAAAGTGTCATAGATTCAGATGGAGCTGGTGCATCTATCTCTAATGGACCTCTCAAGCAATCTGCTGAATCTACCTCAAATGAAACCCATACCAAAGatgtatataatttatcattttcgAATACAGCAATGGATGATggaagcaaagaaagaagtagaCAAGATGATGGTCAGGAATCAGTGGGCAAAGTTGATTTTTCTAATAGCTTAGAGTTGATAGGTTCATCGAAGGACTTAACAGTGAATACTAGGCCTGAAGTTGTACCTTATAGCAATATAGACAAGCAATCGAGTGAAAGTTTTGATCGTGCTTCTACTCTAAGAGAAACTGCATCTCTTTTTTCTGGAACCTCAATGCAAATGGATGGTTTCATTCACGGCAGTGGATTAACCTCATCCAGAAAAG ACTCTCTACAACCTACTACCAGGATGGCAGGGTCTTTTGACGAAGTTGCCAAAAACCAACAGGGAAGTGGTGAACTAGGAGGTAGCATTGTGCAGAAGCCAACTTTGTCAAGCagttatttgtttaattctcCAGACACATCATCTCGACCTTCTGAACCTTCAGATTTCAGTGTGAATATCACAAGCTCTTCACCATTAAACTCAGCTAAGAGTGAAGCAACTGTGAAGAGATCTCGTCCGTCTTTCCTTGATTCCCTCAATATATCAAGAGCTCCAGAGACTCAATATCAACACCCTGAGATACAAGCGGATTTGGTTACATCCAGTGGTTCCCAACTATCTGGCAGTGATGGTTTTGGGCCATCTTATATATCAGGGAGAAGAGACAGTAATGGACCATCATCTTTGACAAGCGGAGCATCTGATTATCCTAATCCATTTGAAAAGTTTCGGAGTTCTTTATATCCTGCTGCCAATGGAGTAATGCCAGGTTTTACTGATTTCTCTatgccaaaacaaaatgatgattttaCTGCTCTGGAACAG CATATTGAGGATTTAACACAAGAAAAGTTTTCACTGCAAAGGGATCTTGATGCTTCACGTGCACTGGCAGAATCCTTAGCATCAGAGAATTCTTCAATGACAGACACTTATAACCAGCAG AGAGGTCTTGTCAACCAACTAAAAGATGACATGGAGAGGCTATATCAACAGATCCAAGCCCAAATG GGCGAACTTGAGTCTGTCAGGGTTGAGTATGCAAACGCGCAGCTAGAATGTAATGCTGCTGATGAGCGTTCCCAAATACTGGCTTCTGAAGTCATCAGTTTGGAAGATAAG GCTCTCAGACTCAGATCTAATGAGTTAAAGCTGGAGAGGGAACTGGAGAAGGCACAAACAGAAATGTTATCTTACAA GAAAAAATTGCAGAGCTTAGAGAAAGATCGTCAAGATTTACAATCTACTATTAAAGCTCTTCAGGAAG AGAAGAAGGTCCTACAAACTATGGTGCAGAAAGCTTCATCTGGTGGAAAATCCACTGATCTGAGTAAAAACTCAACTAGCAGAAAGAACGTGTCAACCTCTACAGAAGGTCTTG CAATCTCAGATACTACGCCAGAGAGCTCCAACCAGGAAACAGATTCTACTACTCTGCTCGAAAGTGATTCATCTAATACAGCTATCATTCCTGAAACTAGACAATTAACTCTTGAAGGCTTTTCATTGAGCGTCCCAGCTGATCAGATGAGAGTGATTCATAACATTAATACGCTGATTGCTGAG TTGGCAATTGAGAAGGAAGAACTGGTGCAAGCACTGTCATCTGAGTTATCTCGAAGTGCGCATGTGCAG GAGCTGAACAAAGAGTTATCCAGAAAACTTGAAGCGCAGACGCAAAGGTTAGAGCTTGTAACAGCGCAGAAGATGGCCATAGACAATGTTTCACCAGAAAAGCAGCAGCCGGACACTCATGTTGTTCAAGAGAGAACACCGATTGCAGATGAAGGCGATGAG gTGGTAGAAAGGGTTCTAGGATGGATCATGAAGATGTTCCCAGGAGGACCGTCGAAAAGAAGGACAAGCAAGCTTCTCTAA
- the HSP60 gene encoding heat shock protein 60 (heat shock protein 60 (HSP60); FUNCTIONS IN: copper ion binding, ATP binding; INVOLVED IN: response to cadmium ion, response to cyclopentenone, chaperone-mediated protein complex assembly, response to heat, mitochondrion organization; LOCATED IN: cytosol, cytosolic ribosome, mitochondrion, plasma membrane, mitochondrial matrix; EXPRESSED IN: 24 plant structures; EXPRESSED DURING: 15 growth stages; CONTAINS InterPro DOMAIN/s: Chaperonin Cpn60/TCP-1 (InterPro:IPR002423), Chaperonin Cpn60, conserved site (InterPro:IPR018370), Chaperonin Cpn60 (InterPro:IPR001844); BEST Arabidopsis thaliana protein match is: heat shock protein 60-2 (TAIR:AT2G33210.1); Has 33706 Blast hits to 33652 proteins in 8680 species: Archae - 676; Bacteria - 21745; Metazoa - 1618; Fungi - 1515; Plants - 790; Viruses - 2; Other Eukaryotes - 7360 (source: NCBI BLink).) codes for MYRFASNLASKARIAQNARQVSSRMSWSRNYAAKEIKFGVEARALMLKGVEDLADAVKVTMGPKGRNVVIEQSWGAPKVTKDGVTVAKSIEFKDKIKNVGASLVKQVANATNDVAGDGTTCATVLTRAIFAEGCKSVAAGMNAMDLRRGISMAVDAVVTNLKSKARMISTSEEIAQVGTISANGEREIGELIAKAMEKVGKEGVITIQDGKTLFNELEVVEGMKLDRGYTSPYFITNQKTQKCELDDPLILIHEKKISSINSIVKVLELALKRQRPLLIVSEDVESDALATLILNKLRAGIKVCAIKAPGFGENRKANLQDLAALTGGEVITDELGMNLEKVDLSMLGTCKKVTVSKDDTVILDGAGDKKGIEERCEQIRSAIELSTSDYDKEKLQERLAKLSGGVAVLKIGGASEAEVGEKKDRVTDALNATKAAVEEGILPGGGVALLYAARELEKLPTANFDQKIGVQIIQNALKTPVYTIASNAGVEGAVIVGKLLEQDNPDLGYDAAKGEYVDMVKAGIIDPLKVIRTALVDAASVSSLLTTTEAVVVDLPKDESESGAAGAGMGGMGGMDY; via the exons ATGTATCGTTTCGCTTCTAACCTCGCCTCCAAGGCAAG GATTGCTCAAAACGCTCGCCAGGTTTCCAGCAGAATGAGCTGGAGCAGGAACTATGCAGCGAAAGAGATTAAGTTTGGTGTTGAAGCTCGAGCTTTGATGCTTAAGGGTGTTGAAGATCTTGCTGATGCTGTTAAAGTCACCATGGGTCCCAAg GGACGTAATGTTGTGATTGAGCAAAGTTGGGGTGCTCCTAAAGTGACAAAAGATGGTGTTACTGTTGCCAAAAGTATTGAGTTCaaagacaaaattaagaacGTTGGTGCTAGTCTTGTGAAGCAGGTTGCAAATGCTACTAATGATGTTGCTGGTGATG GTACTACTTGTGCTACTGTCCTCACCCGGGCTATATTTGCCGAAGGATGCAAATCAGTTGCCGCAGGAATGAATGCAATGGACTTGCGAAGAGGTATTTCCATGGCAGTTGATGCTGTGGTGACAAACCTTAAAAGCAAGGCTAGGATGATCAGCACATCTGAAGAGATTGCTCAGGTTGGAACCATTTCTGCTAATGGAGAGAGGGAAATTGGTGAACTTATTGCCAAGGCTATGGAGAAGGTTGGCAAAGAAGGTGTTATCACAATCCAA GATGGAAAGACATTGTTTAACGAGTTGGAAGTTGTAGAGGGGATGAAATTGGACAGAGGTTATACTTCACCATACTTTATCACTAAtcaaaaaacccaaaaatgt GAACTAGACGATCCTCTCATTCTTATCCACGAGAAGAAGATCTCAAGCATCAACTCTATAGTGAAAGTGTTGGAGTTGGCTCTGAAG AGGCAAAGACCACTATTGATTGTTTCTGAAGATGTGGAAAGTGATGCTCTTGCAACTCTTATCCTTAACAAGCTCCGTGCCGGAATTAAG GTCTGTGCCATCAAGGCCCCTGGGTTTGGAGAGAATAGGAAGGCCAATTTGCAAGACCTTGCTGCCCTTACTGGTGGAGAG GTTATCACAGACGAGCTTGGCATGAATCTGGAGAAGGTGGACCTAAGCATGCTAGGAACCTGCAAAAAG GTTACAGTCTCCAAGGACGACACTGTTATTCTTGATGGGGCTGGCGACAAGAAAGGAATTGAGGAAAGATGTGAACAG ATTAGGTCAGCAATTGAACTGAGCACCTCAGATTATGACAAGGAAAAACTGCAAGAAAGGTTGGCTAAGCTCTCTGGAGGTGTTGCAGTGTTGAAG ATTGGAGGAGCAAGTGAAGCTGAAGTTGGTGAGAAGAAAGACAGAGTGACAGATGCTTTGAATGCCACTAAAGCAGCAGTTGAAGAGGGTATTTTACCAG GAGGAGGTGTGGCTCTTCTATACGCAGCAAGAGAGTTGGAAAAACTTCCAACAGCCAACTTTGACCAGAAGATTGGTGTCCAGATTATTCAGAACGCATTGAAG ACTCCTGTTTACACAATCGCTTCAAATGCTGGAGTTGAAGGTGCTGTTATTGTTGGCAAGCTCTTGGAGCAAGATAACCCAGACCTCGGTTATGATGCTGCTAAAG GTGAatatgtggatatggtgaaAGCTGGAATCATAGACCCTCTGAAAGTGATCAGGACAGCTTTGGTTGATGCTGCGAG TGTGTCATCTTTGTTGACGACAACGGAAGCTGTAGTGGTTGATCTTCCGAAAGACGAAAGCGAGTCAGGAGCAGCAGGAGCAGGCATGGGTGGAATGGGAGGCATGGACTACTAG
- a CDS encoding Tetratricopeptide repeat (TPR)-like superfamily protein (Tetratricopeptide repeat (TPR)-like superfamily protein; CONTAINS InterPro DOMAIN/s: Pentatricopeptide repeat (InterPro:IPR002885); BEST Arabidopsis thaliana protein match is: Tetratricopeptide repeat (TPR)-like superfamily protein (TAIR:AT3G23330.1); Has 43197 Blast hits to 14383 proteins in 288 species: Archae - 1; Bacteria - 6; Metazoa - 112; Fungi - 144; Plants - 42273; Viruses - 0; Other Eukaryotes - 661 (source: NCBI BLink).), with protein MALRFPPRLLSQLKLSRRLNSLPAPVSEDSEDESLKFPSNDLLLRTSSNDLEGSYIPADRRFYNTLLKKCTVFKLLIQGRIVHAHILQSIFRHDIVMGNTLLNMYAKCGSLEEARKVFEKMPQRDFVTWTTLISGYSQHDRPCDALLFFNQMLRFGYSPNEFTLSSVIKAAAAERRGCCGHQLHGFCVKCGFDSNVHVGSALLDLYTRYGLMDDAQLVFDALESRNDVSWNALIAGHARRSGTEKALELFQGMLRDGFRPSHFSYASLFGACSSTGFLEQGKWVHAYMIKSGEKLVAFAGNTLLDMYAKSGSIHDARKIFDRLAKRDVVSWNSLLTAYAQHGFGKEAVWWFEEMRRVGIRPNEISFLSVLTACSHSGLLDEGWHYYELMKKDGIVPEAWHYVTVVDLLGRAGDLNRALRFIEEMPIEPTAAIWKALLNACRMHKNTELGAYAAEHVFELDPDDPGPHVILYNIYASGGRWNDAARVRKKMKESGVKKEPACSWVEIENAIHMFVANDERHPQREEIARKWEEVLAKIKELGYVPDTSHVIVHVDQQEREVNLQYHSEKIALAFALLNTPPGSTIHIKKNIRVCGDCHTAIKLASKVVGREIIVRDTNRFHHFKDGNCSCKDYW; from the coding sequence ATGGCATTGCGTTTCCCGCCTCGTCTCCTCTCTCAGCTGAAGCTATCTCGGCGTCTGAATTCTCTCCCGGCACCGGTATCTGAAGATTCCGAAGACGAATCTTTAAAATTCCCATCcaatgatcttcttctccgaaCGAGTAGCAATGATCTCGAGGGCAGTTATATTCCCGCCGATAGACGTTTCTACAACACGCTGCTGAAGAAATGTACAGTCTTTAAGTTGCTCATTCAGGGAAGGATCGTTCATGCTCATATCCTTCAATCTATCTTTCGTCATGACATTGTTATGGGCAACACTCTTCTCAATATGTATGCTAAATGCGGAAGTTTGGAGGAAGCTCGTAAAGTGTTCGAAAAAATGCCTCAGAGAGATTTTGTTACTTGGACTACTTTGATTTCTGGTTACTCGCAGCATGATCGACCTTGTGATgcgttacttttttttaatcagaTGTTGAGATTTGGATATAGTCCCAATGAGTTCACTTTGTCTAGTGTGATCAAAGCTGCTGCAGCTGAGAGAAGGGGATGTTGTGGTCATCAACTTCATGGGTTCTGTGTAAAATGTGGTTTTGATTCGAATGTTCATGTTGGTAGTGCTCTTCTTGATTTGTATACTCGCTATGGTCTTATGGATGATGCACAATTAGTCTTTGATGCGCTTGAGAGCAGGAATGATGTTTCTTGGAATGCTCTGATTGCTGGTCATGCTAGGAGAAGTGGTACAGAGAAAGCTCTGGAGCTTTTTCAAGGGATGCTTAGAGATGGTTTTAGACCTTCCCATTTCTCATACGCTAGCCTCTTTGGTGCTTGTTCCAGTACAGGGTTCTTGGAGCAAGGGAAATGGGTTCACGCTTATATGATTAAATCCGGTGAAAAGCTTGTGGCCTTCGCGGGAAACACTCTTCTTGACATGTATGCAAAATCAGGAAGCATCCATGACGCGAGGAAAATATTCGATAGATTGGCTAAAAGGGATGTGGTGTCTTGGAACTCGCTGCTGACTGCTTATGCCCAACATGGATTTGGAAAGGAAGCAGTGTGGTGGTTCGAGGAAATGAGGAGGGTTGGGATTCGCCCCAATGAAATCTCGTTTCTCTCTGTGCTTACAGCTTGCAGCCATTCTGGTCTTCTAGATGAAGGATGGCATTACTATgaattgatgaagaaagatGGGATAGTTCCCGAGGCTTGGCACTACGTCACAGTCGTAGACCTTCTTGGGCGAGCCGGTGATCTTAATAGGGCACTGAGATTCATTGAAGAAATGCCAATAGAACCCACTGCAGCCATCTGGAAAGCCCTGCTTAATGCTTGTAGAATGCATAAGAATACGGAATTGGGAGCTTATGCGGCTGAGCATGTATTTGAACTTGACCCTGACGACCCTGGTCCCCATGTAATACTATATAACATCTATGCATCTGGTGGCAGATGGAACGATGCTGCGAGagtgagaaagaagatgaaggaaagTGGAGTGAAGAAGGAACCTGCTTGCAGTTGGGTAGAGATTGAGAATGCAATCCACATGTTTGTGGCAAATGATGAACGTCATCCACAGAGGGAGGAGATTGCTCGGAAGTGGGAAGAGGTTTTAGCAAAGATCAAGGAGTTGGGATATGTGCCAGACACTAGCCATGTAATAGTCCATGTGGATCAACAGGAGAGGGAAGTGAATTTACAATATCATAGTGAGAAAATTGCGTTGGCGTTTGCGCTTCTCAACACTCCTCCTGGATCAACTATACACATCAAGAAGAACATCCGTGTTTGTGGGGATTGCCATACAGCAATAAAGTTGGCGTCAAAGGTGGTTGGGAGAGAAATCATTGTGAGAGATACTAATCGGTTCCACCATTTTAAGGATGGTAATTGTTCTTGCAAGGATTATTGGTAG